In Providencia hangzhouensis, the DNA window ACATGATTTTGGTTTCGTTAATTATGCAGTGCTATTTGGATATTTAGCCGCAATGTTACTCGTTGGTGTTTATTTCTCTAAACGCCAAAAAACAGCGGATGATTATTTTCGTGCCGGGGGGCGGGTTCCCGGTTGGGCTGCCGGTGTTTCTGTCTTTGCAACAACATTAAGCTCAATTACCTTTATGTCAATTCCAGCGAAAGCTTATACTTCTGATTGGACTTTTATTATTGGCCAATATTTAGCGATCGCCATTTTGCCATTAGTATTTTATTTCTATATTCCTTTCTTTAGAAAATTAAAAATTACTTCAGCCTATGAGTATTTAGAAGCCCGTTTTGATATACGAAGTCGTTTATTTGCCAGCCTGTCATTTATGTTATTTCATATTGGTCGTATTGCAATTATCACTTATTTGACCGTACTCGCACTACGTCCTTTCATAGGGATAGACCCTATTATATTAGTTGTACTGATTAGTCTATTATGTATTATTTATACATGGATGGGAGGGATTGAAGGCGTTATTTGGACAGATGTTATTCAGGGATTGTTACTTTCAGGTGGTGCTGTTTTAATCTTTATCATGATTTGTTTTAAAGTTGATGGAGGTATTAGTGAGATTTTTACCACAACAGCACAGGCTGATAAATTTTTCCCGGATGCACAGTTACGCTGGAGTTGGACTGACAGTACTATTCCTGTATTAATGATTGGTTTTTTATTTGCCAATATTCAACAATTTACTGCAAGCCAAGATGTTGTCCAGCGCTACATTGTGACTGATTCTATCGAACAAACTAAACGTACTTTAATCACAAATGCTAAATTAGTTGCCATTATTCCTATTTTCTTTTTTGCCATTGGTTCAGCCCTATTTGTGTATTACAAACAAAATCCAAGTTTGTTACCTGAAGGTTTTAATACCGGAGGTATCTTACCCTTATTTATTGTTACAGAAATGCCAGTGGGTATTTCTGGGCTGATCATTGCAGCTATCTTTGCCGCTGCTCAATCGAGCATATCTAGTAGCTTAAATAGTATTTCTAGTTGCTTTAATTCTGATATCTATATTCGCTTAAGTAAAGTTGAACGGCGTTCAGAACAAAAAATGAAAGTCGCCAGATTAGTTATAATTATTGCTGGAGTATTCAGCAGTTTAGCAACAATTTGGCTAGTTTTATCTGACGAGTCTGAAATATGGGATGCTTTTAACAGTTTAATCGGTTTAATGGGTGGCCCTATGACCGGACTATTTATGTTAGGTATTTTTGTTAAACGTGCTAATGCAGGTAGTGCGGTCGCAGGCATTATAGTAAGTATCATTGCTGTATTAGCAGCCCGTTATGGCAGTGACCTTAACTTTTTCTTCTATGGTGTAATAGGTGCTATGTCAGTAGTCATTATTGGTACAATTACTGCGCCATTTTTCTCGGCAGCAAAACAAATTTCATTGGATGATAGTGAAATATCAAGGAACTCATAGGAGGTATCTATGTTATTTGGTCATATATCTGACGCGGCAGTAATGCCTGAAATGAATTTGGTATTACGTAATATAATTAAAAAGGCAATCGCACTCGACCCATTCTCTTTAGAACCGGGAAGCTACCCTATTGATGATAATGATGTATTCATGAATGTGATGTCATTTGAAACACAATCTCGAGAAC includes these proteins:
- a CDS encoding sodium:solute symporter, with protein sequence MQLHDFGFVNYAVLFGYLAAMLLVGVYFSKRQKTADDYFRAGGRVPGWAAGVSVFATTLSSITFMSIPAKAYTSDWTFIIGQYLAIAILPLVFYFYIPFFRKLKITSAYEYLEARFDIRSRLFASLSFMLFHIGRIAIITYLTVLALRPFIGIDPIILVVLISLLCIIYTWMGGIEGVIWTDVIQGLLLSGGAVLIFIMICFKVDGGISEIFTTTAQADKFFPDAQLRWSWTDSTIPVLMIGFLFANIQQFTASQDVVQRYIVTDSIEQTKRTLITNAKLVAIIPIFFFAIGSALFVYYKQNPSLLPEGFNTGGILPLFIVTEMPVGISGLIIAAIFAAAQSSISSSLNSISSCFNSDIYIRLSKVERRSEQKMKVARLVIIIAGVFSSLATIWLVLSDESEIWDAFNSLIGLMGGPMTGLFMLGIFVKRANAGSAVAGIIVSIIAVLAARYGSDLNFFFYGVIGAMSVVIIGTITAPFFSAAKQISLDDSEISRNS